A genomic segment from Aspergillus puulaauensis MK2 DNA, chromosome 1, nearly complete sequence encodes:
- a CDS encoding uncharacterized protein (SECRETED:SignalP(1-19)) yields MKPSFVILPLSLVLPGVFAACKTNEKYCGNGLTDQLGYRKEQVLSAAQKNKDLPPDARSEDWMNVIFNCVDGENIEALYYCGEPDVCDPKHKDGTGAVCQFAFFPDDDDDDDY; encoded by the exons ATGAAGCCTTCTTTTGTTATTCTGCCTCTCTCCCTCGTTCTCCCAGGTGTCTTTGCTGCATGCAAAACAAATGAGAAATACTGCGGTAATGGCCTAACAGACCAGCTAG GGTACCGCAAGGAACAGGTCCTATCTGCAGCgcaaaaaaataaagatttgCCGCCTGATGCCAGAAGCGAAGACTGGATGAACGTCATATTCAACTGTGTTGATGGTGAAAACATTGAGGCGCTTTACTATTGTGGCGAACCTGATGTTTGTGACCCAAAGCATAAGGATGGGACCGGCGCTGTATGCCAATTTGCCTTTTTTC ctgatgatgatgatgatgatgattatTAA